From the genome of Rhodobacteraceae bacterium Araon29, one region includes:
- a CDS encoding adenylate/guanylate cyclase domain-containing protein, giving the protein MNIISTILKAKRGLNTKLDGGPTKMNETTPEEELQNLKKEVSRLRLEANLRKSLATQLEKQKKVAEDAKAEAMTKSQQLEAVSGQLAKYLSPQIYESIFSGKQNVEIKSYRKKLTVFFSDIINFTNISETLESEELTALLNFYLNEMSQIALSFGGTIDKYIGDAVMIFFGDPETLGIEEDAHRCVSMAIAMQKRMVELQGYWGKQFGLKQDLQIRIGINTGYCTVGNFGSEDRLDYTVVGAAVNLASRLEGAAPASSILISEETFLQVQQHFDFKEATELELKGVGRKVKSYEVMIDDYEVRKILNFSGDSYDLTVRKDQLGEKDIDALKKIISEL; this is encoded by the coding sequence ATGAATATCATATCGACTATTTTAAAAGCCAAACGAGGGCTTAATACCAAATTAGATGGCGGCCCGACAAAGATGAATGAGACGACACCCGAAGAAGAGCTTCAAAACCTAAAAAAAGAGGTCTCTCGGCTACGACTAGAAGCCAACCTACGCAAGTCCTTGGCCACGCAGTTGGAAAAGCAAAAGAAGGTCGCAGAGGACGCCAAAGCCGAAGCCATGACCAAATCGCAACAGTTAGAGGCGGTTTCGGGCCAGTTGGCAAAATATCTTTCACCGCAAATTTACGAATCTATTTTTAGTGGTAAGCAAAATGTCGAAATCAAAAGCTATCGTAAGAAGCTAACAGTATTTTTTTCTGACATTATAAATTTTACCAATATCTCGGAAACGCTCGAATCCGAAGAGCTTACCGCACTGCTAAACTTTTATCTCAATGAAATGTCCCAGATTGCGCTTAGTTTTGGTGGCACCATTGATAAATATATCGGCGACGCAGTGATGATTTTCTTTGGCGACCCCGAAACACTGGGGATCGAAGAAGACGCCCATAGATGCGTTTCTATGGCCATTGCCATGCAAAAGCGCATGGTGGAATTGCAAGGCTACTGGGGAAAGCAATTTGGCCTAAAACAAGACCTTCAAATCCGGATTGGAATTAACACAGGTTATTGCACAGTGGGTAATTTTGGCAGTGAAGACCGGCTTGACTATACCGTGGTGGGCGCCGCTGTAAATTTAGCGTCGCGGCTTGAAGGCGCTGCGCCCGCCTCTTCTATTCTGATATCAGAGGAAACCTTTCTTCAGGTCCAACAGCATTTTGACTTTAAAGAGGCCACCGAACTGGAATTAAAGGGCGTTGGCCGCAAGGTGAAATCCTATGAGGTAATGATTGATGATTATGAAGTCAGAAAAA